GGGAGCGGCCGGGAACTGCGCGTGCCCGCCGGCGACGTTCCAGCTGGAGCTGGTAGCATGCGCGAGCTGGCGCGTTCCGGTGTTGACGGACGTCACGTTGAACAGGTGCGCGACGATGCCGTTCGTGATCACGAAGAAGTCGCCGGCGTTGAACCCACCGATCGAGTCCACGGTGGTGGTCGCGGCCGCGTTCGCCATGGCGGTGCTGAGCACCGAGTGCGAGCCGAACGTCCCGAGCATGCGCAGCGAGTCGCTCTGCCCGCTGGCAGGCCCTGGCGTGATGGCGCCGAGCGTTCCGGCAGCACCGTTGTTCGAGATCTGCACGGGTAGCGTGCCCCAGCCCGAACCGGCCATGCGCAGATCGCGCTCGATGAGCTGAATCGCCTCGCGGCCCGAGTTGCGTGCATAGGCGCGCCGGGTGGTCTCGGTGGCGGCGTTCTGAGCGCCGAACAGAGTGGCGTAGAGCATCAGCATGATCACGGCGAGCATCGAGAGCGTGATCATCATCTCGACCAGCGAGAAGCCGCGTGCGTCGTTGCGCGTAGAGGCGTGGTTGAGGTTCATGATCAGGTCCCCGAGGAGGCCACGACCGCGGTGGTACGGGCGCGCACGGGACCGGTCAGCCCCCCGCGACGAACTTCAAGCAGGATCTTCTTGCAGCCGTTGATCGGCAGGCTGTCCTGGACCGACCAGCTCACGAAGTAGCTGCCGGGGTAGGGATTGTTGGTGTCGGTGTGGCTGCCGTCGTCGAGGAGCGGATCGTCGAACGAAGTCGAGAGCAAGTCCTCGGTGATGCGTGAAGCGAGCGACGATGCACGAGACTGCTGGCCGGTCTTGGTGATGCGGTTCACCCCGAGCGGAATCACCAGCGCAAGGGCCAGCGCTCCGATCGAGAACACCAGTACCGCGACCATGGTCTCGACCAGCGTGAGCCCGGCCTGCGGCGAGAGTCGGCGCTTCGGAATCCGTGTGAGTTGGGTCATGGCACGTACACCATTCCCGCCGCCGAGACGAGCAGCGTGTCGGTGCGGCCCGAAGAGGGGCTGTTGACGATGAGCTGGCCACCGCCCGTTCCGGGGCGCAGCAAGCCGGTGGTGATGAATGCGATCGTGTCGACGGGTGTGAGCGAGACCAGCGACAGCCGCGTGCCGCTCGGCAGATTGCGAAGGTCGTTCAGCTCGCCGGTCGTGACGGCGCCATCGCCGTTCGTGTCGATGTGAATACGATACGAGGTGATGTTCGTGTTGGTCGGCGGCGTACCGAACCGGACGTAGACCGGGACGTGACGCGTGATGGCCGACTGACGCGCGCTGATGATGTCCTCGCGCACCATCTGCCGGGCCTTCACGTGGGTCATGGTGCTTCGATACTTCATCGCTCCCGGCATCGAGAAGCCGACCAGGACTCCTGCGATCACGAGCACCACCATCAGCTCCACCAGAGTGAAGCCGCGCGAACTGGACACGAACACCTCCTGCGTCGATCGGAATGCCATTCCGAGGCATTCGGGAAGATCCTGCCTTGGCAGTTGCATGAATCGGGCCCATCTTCGGAATCGTATTGCGCCCCGCGAACGCGCGGGTTTTCGCCATGCGCGGGCACTCCGAAGTCCGCGCCGCAGAGCGCCGAGTGCCGGCTGCACGATTCTCGCGTGCGCATCGCCCGGTCCCGATCGCCGGCGCT
The window above is part of the Candidatus Eisenbacteria bacterium genome. Proteins encoded here:
- a CDS encoding prepilin-type N-terminal cleavage/methylation domain-containing protein — protein: MSSSRGFTLVELMVVLVIAGVLVGFSMPGAMKYRSTMTHVKARQMVREDIISARQSAITRHVPVYVRFGTPPTNTNITSYRIHIDTNGDGAVTTGELNDLRNLPSGTRLSLVSLTPVDTIAFITTGLLRPGTGGGQLIVNSPSSGRTDTLLVSAAGMVYVP
- a CDS encoding prepilin-type N-terminal cleavage/methylation domain-containing protein; this encodes MTQLTRIPKRRLSPQAGLTLVETMVAVLVFSIGALALALVIPLGVNRITKTGQQSRASSLASRITEDLLSTSFDDPLLDDGSHTDTNNPYPGSYFVSWSVQDSLPINGCKKILLEVRRGGLTGPVRARTTAVVASSGT
- a CDS encoding prepilin-type N-terminal cleavage/methylation domain-containing protein gives rise to the protein MNLNHASTRNDARGFSLVEMMITLSMLAVIMLMLYATLFGAQNAATETTRRAYARNSGREAIQLIERDLRMAGSGWGTLPVQISNNGAAGTLGAITPGPASGQSDSLRMLGTFGSHSVLSTAMANAAATTTVDSIGGFNAGDFFVITNGIVAHLFNVTSVNTGTRQLAHATSSSWNVAGGHAQFPAAPGYRVGTDVYEVTQIAYRVDSLNYRRRTLVRQENGGIPQIVAYGVDSLKIWYRMRDGSITRSPGQIIDIREIVPILYTRSGKSARLDSTWTYVHPRSF